In one window of Littorina saxatilis isolate snail1 linkage group LG11, US_GU_Lsax_2.0, whole genome shotgun sequence DNA:
- the LOC138980673 gene encoding uncharacterized protein, with protein MDISVGPQEFQRKTTETLSGLEGFDEIMDDVTRRTKNTSPLEIMKSGFELNREKYQFMNRITIRQPVTSSRAFERFINTLHPKIPSLSVWCASVHKLESLPFWMCERQLTTPLRCPPTVTKEVAKSKEMKGSGIPSYSSTPAPAATEGPPVRWLPHKGGQDGHSKGTAMNCNACGDAVVQLLKELGVGQSSGPDSLQYRDVLVLGPSERVQSKGNDSKRAAKGLTGKLLDSGIPMQIVTEIDGDTKYRDVALGLKNEVTVSDYETVAGLERRVVIGTGSSSDQAELLNRLMAMSRCTAQLVWIGDITQR; from the exons ATGGATATCAGTGTTGGACCACAGGAGTTTCAGAGGAAGACGACAGAGACGCTGAGTGGACTAGAAGGCTTTGATGAGATCATGGATGACGTTACTCGGCGGACAAAGAACACAAGTCCTCTAGAAATCATGAAATCTGGCTTTGAACTGAACAGAGAGAAATATCAGTTCATGAA CCGCATAACCATACGTCAGCCAGTAACCAGCAGCAGAGCCTTTGAAAGATTCATCAACACGCTGCACCCCAAGATCCCGTCCCTGTCCGTGTGGTGTGCTAGCGTGCATAAACTGGAAAGTCTACCGTTCTGGATGTGTGAGAGGCAACTGACCACTCCCCTGCGCTGTCCCCCCACGGTCACCAAGGAGGTTGCCAAGTCCAAGGAGATGAAAGGGAGCGGCATCCCCTCCTACAGCTCCACCCCCGCCCCTGCAGCGACGGAGGGACCGCCGGTCAGGTGGCTGCCACACAAGGGCGGTCAGGACGGACATAGCAAGGGTACAGCGATGAACTGTAATGCTTGTGGAGACGCCGTTGTTCAGCTGCTGAAGGAGCTTGGTGTGGGTCAGAGTTCAG GTCCTGACTCACTGCAGTATCGAGACGTGCTAGTGCTGGGTCCTAGTGAACGCGTCCAGTCAAAGGGAAATGACAGCAAAAGGGCAGCGAAAGGACTCACTGGCAAGTTACTTGACAGTGGTATACCCATGCAAATAGTTACAGAGATCGACGGAGACACTAAGTACCGTGACGTTGCTCTGGGGTTGAAAAACGAGGTCACGGTATCCGATTATGAGACTGTGGCCGGTCTTGAAAGAAGGGTCGTCATTGGAACGGGATCATCCAGTGACCAGGCTGAACTTCTAAACCGACTGATGGCCATGTCCAGATGCACCGCACAGCTTGTATGGATCGGAGACATCACGCAAAGATAG
- the LOC138979752 gene encoding uncharacterized protein, translating into MERPNNNQPPYRYNTNIEPRINQPPQQPQSSHGGNTVQPPPPAHMYNQHAYSYNTNNVAGTSQPPQPTHFSHAGNTARLPPPAHMNNQILFWNNTNNAPCNTNPPRPTQFSCGGNTAIIPARAHMNNQPHRINSVSGTCQPPHFGQVVNTARLPPPAHMNNQPYNMNSVPWNSQPSQPLTHGPNTAMPTQTTAGCSLAPLQNHIQASLGFWLQCVNEWYPDRHKKTYFLPHLFFRKTQHRIAVIDHLGHLPVLVPEPPPKKPKLEQVPLYPPPLAQTHPIFPVAGSVFTLPHSDPAPLPRFIETDVLDDDAAERLLRCLRVLSKEHHEVMMVISQLDFRKYLDNNTDPINAANNAAACANLPRPVTMQQQQHHDGDFDVLIIHRHYGLIVCEVKAVGADRRNTPDLNQAVVGKVQKAVKQLNKAKTVLNHLVSDMVPVQVTKTLVLPNVTSAELMQALSTAPQLQKDLCTCHDAKNLSEAITRCLCADQIHSNSDLQSMSNQGNSTGQTNQPTSGASTSSSQTSASPTFPLLSSWWQNITSLGAGPDQHMSDTVYDKLLARFCGPATTVEVPTVTAPRKAMAKPGKYTPASKVVRTEGEAVAETGLIHSLLALYPDQVDLLSDNTLCCVHLRGPPGTGKTIVLVIKAIQWLHQGHDVHVVSVVNESRAVSLLIERQLQCVLGSNPASGFGTVHRHDVNPYTPPDANKLAALASDGELYVIADEVFGSTSVYRYVSACHISLMGSLLNEGKQLVHIRYMWSASHLKV; encoded by the exons ATGGAACGCCCGAACAACAACCAGCCTCCCTACCGGTACAATACAAACATCGAGCCACGGATCAACCAACCGCCACAACAACCACAATCCAGTCATGGAGGAAACACAGTTCAGCCTCCCCCGCCAGCACACATGTACAACCAGCATGCTTATAGTTACAACACCAACAATGTGGCAGGCACCAGCCAGCCTCCACAGCCAACACATTTCAGCCATGCTGGAAACACAGCTAGGCTCCCCCCACCAGCACACATGAACAACCAGATTCTCTTCTGGAACAATACAAACAATGCACCTTGCAACACTAACCCTCCACGGCCAACACAATTCAGCTGTGGAGGAAACACAGCTATAATTCCAGCGCGGGCACATATGAACAACCAGCCTCACCGTATAAACAGTGTGTCAGGTACATGCCAGCCTCCACATTTCGGCCAGGTTGTAAACACAGCTAGGCTCCCCCCACCAGCACATATGAACAACCAGCCTTACAATATGAACAGTGTGCCATGGAACAGCCAACCTTCACAGCCTCTCACTCATGGACCAAACACAGCTATGCCAACACAG ACAACAGCAGGGTGTTCACTAGCACCTCTTCAGAATCATATCCAAGCATCTCTGGGCTTTTGGCTTCAGTGCGTGAACGAATGGTATCCTGACCGTCATAAGAAAACGTACTTTCTTCCGCACCTGTTTTTCCGTAAGACGCAACATCGCATCGCTGTCATAGACCATCTTGGCCACCTGCCTGTTCTTGTTCCTGAGCCACCACCTAAAAAGCCAAAGCTTGAACAAGTGCCGCTCTATCCTCCTCCGTTGGCCCAGACTCACCCAATCTTCCCTGTGGCCGGCAGTGTCTTCACTCTGCCACACAGTGATCCTGCACCACTACCGCGTTTTATCGAAACTGACGTCTTGGACGATGATGCGGCTGAACGCCTACTGAGATGTCTGCGAGTTCTGTCCAAGGAACATCACGAAGTTATGATGGTCATTTCTCAACTTGACTTCCGCAAATACttggacaacaacactgacCCTATCAATGCAGCAAATAATGCAGCAGCTTGTGCCAACCTGCCGCGACCTGTCACgatgcagcaacagcagcaccACGACGGGGACTTTGACGTGCTCATCATCCACCGCCACTACGGCCTGATTGTGTGCGAGGTCAAGGCCGTGGGAGCAGACAGGAGGAACACCCCCGATCTCAACCAGGCGGTGGTGGGCAAAGTACAGAAGGCAGTGAAGCAGCTTAACAAAGCCAAAACTGTGCTGAATCATCTTGTGTCAGACATGGTCCCTGTCCAGgtcaccaagaccctcgtcctGCCCAACGTCACTTCCGCTGAACTGATGCAGGCACTCAGCACCGCCCCTCAGTTACAGAAG GATCTCTGTACCTGTCATGACGCCAAAAACCTGTCAGAGGCCATTACTAGATGTCTGTGCGCGGACCAGATACATTCCAATTCAGATCTCCAGTCTATGAGTAACCAAGGCAACAGCACAGGTCAGACCAATCAACCCACCAGCGGAGCATCCACGTCATCCAGCCAGACGTCTGCCAGCCCGACCTTCCCCCTGTTGTCCTCCTGGTGGCAGAACATCACGTCACTTGGGGCCGGACCAGACCAACATATGTCAGACACAGTATATGACAAGCTTCTCGCAAG ATTTTGCGGTCCCGCCACAACGGTGGAGGTCCCCACAGTGACAGCCCCACGCAAAGCAATGGCCAAACCAGGGAAATACACCCCAGCAAGCAAAGTCGTGAGAACAGAGGGCGAGGCTGTGGCAGAAACCGGTCTCATCCACTCCTTGCTGGCTCTCTACCCAGACCAGGTCGACCTCCTCAGTGACAACACTCTGTGTTGTGTTCATCTGCGAGGACCACCAGGTACCGGGAAGACAATCGTCCTTGTCATCAAGGCCATTCAGTGGCTTCACCAAGGTCACGATGTTCACGTGGTCAGCGTGGTGAACGAAAGCCGCGCTGTGTCCTTACTGATTGAACGACAGCTGCAGTGTGTCCTTGGTTCAAATCCGGCGTCTGGCTTTGGCACTGTGCATCGTCATGATGTGAATCCCTACACTCCTCCTGATGCCAACAAGCTGGCAGCACTAGCTTCTGATGGGGAGCTCTACGTCATAGCAGACGAGGTTTTTGGGTCTACATCTGTTTACAGGTATGTTTCTGCATGTCACATTAGTTTGATGGGAAGTTTGCTGAATGAGGGAAAACAACTTGTCCACATCCGCTACATGTGGTCTGCTTCTCACTTGAAAGTGTAA